In Manis pentadactyla isolate mManPen7 chromosome 3, mManPen7.hap1, whole genome shotgun sequence, a single window of DNA contains:
- the DPM2 gene encoding dolichol phosphate-mannose biosynthesis regulatory protein isoform X3, translating into MSHNAVEKLRFPTGKGEAVPTDRLRLPACPATQGQKGPDPEPDVACCFEAPEMPFIDSQHVIHKYFLPRAYAVAIPLAAGLLVLLFVGLFITYVMLRNQKVTKKVQ; encoded by the exons ATGTCCCACAATGCCGTGGAGAAACTACGTTTCCCGACAGGCAAAGGGGAGGCCGTGCCTACCGATAGGCTACGGCTCCCGGCGTGCCCCGCGACCCAAGGCCAGAAAGGCCCGGATCCGGAACCGGATGTGGCTTGCTGCTTTGAAGCCCCCGAAATG CCCTTCATTGACAGCCAGCATGTCATCCATAAGTATTTCCTGCCTCGAGCCTATGCTGTAGCCATTCCACTGGCCGCTGGCCTCCTGGTGCTCCTGTTTGTGG GATTATTCATCACCTACGTGATGCTGAGGAACCAGAAGGTGACCAAAAAGGTTCAGTGA
- the PIP5KL1 gene encoding phosphatidylinositol 4-phosphate 5-kinase-like protein 1 isoform X3: MLQPRGRGPQEIAGAPRADWVQSWPAPRDWSVQRQGRSPGPAAGRRGEAARAREAAAGAMAAPSPGLREVLATSPEAGVRAATSSSVRRGLLWRLRDKQSRLGLFEIGPGHELHQLTCMMQAGLWSATQVSVDHPPMGAPTEEDFSEVLTQVHEGFELGTLAGPAFAWLRRSLGLADEDYQAALGSGGPFLQFLSTSKSKASFFLSHDQRFFLKTQRRREVRALLAHLPRYTQHLQRYPHSLLARLLGVHSLQVARGKKSVFYPTGRISERYDIKGCEVSRWVDPTPEGSPLVLVLKDLNFQGKTIDLGPQRSWLLHQMELDTTFLRELNVLDYSLLMAFQRLHEDEKGLGSSLIFRTARSVRGVQSPEEPGAQNRRLLPDAPNALHILDGPEQRYFLGLVDLATVYGLRKRLEHLWKTLRYPGRTFSTVSPARYARRLCQWVEAHTE; encoded by the exons ATGCTGCAGCCTCGGGGGCGGGGCCCGCAGGAGATCGCCGGTGCCCCCCGCGCGGATTGGGTGCAGTCGTGGCCGGCGCCGCGCGATTGGTCAGTCCAGAGGCAGGGGCGGAGCCCGGGTCCCGCAGCCGGGCGGCGGGGGGAAGCGGCCAGAGCCCGGGAAGCTGCTGCGGGGGCGATGGCCGCACCGAGCCCGGGGCTCCGGGAG GTTCTGGCTACCTCCCCAGaggctggagtcagagcagcCACCTCCAGCTCAGTTCGCCGTGGCCTCCTCTGGCGTCTCCGAGACAAGCAGTCACGCTTAGGCCTGTTTGAGATTGGCCCCGGGCATGAGCTGCACCAGCTGACGTGTATGATGCAGGCAGGGCTGTGGTCTGCCACCCAGGTCTCCGTGGACCACCCACCCATG GGGGCGCCCACTGAGGAGGATTTCTCCGAGGTCCTGACCCAGGTTCATGAG GGCTTCGAGCTGGGCACCCTGGCAGGCCCGGCCTTCGCCTGGCTGCGCCGCTCACTGGGCCTAGCCGACGAGGACTATCAGGCTGCGCTGGGCTCCGGCGGGCCCTTCTTGCAGTTCCTCAGCACATCCAAGAGCAAGGCCAGCTTCTTCCTGTC gcaCGACCAACGCTTCTTCCTGAAGACCCAGCGGCGCCGGGAGGTGCGGGCGCTGCTCGCCCACCTGCCCCGCTACACGCAGCACCTGCAGCGGTACCCGCACTCGCTGTTAGCGCGGTTGCTGG GAGTGCACAGCCTGCAGGTGGCCAGGGGAAAGAAG AGCGTCTTCTATCCCACCGGACGCATCTCTGAGAG GTATGACATCAAGGGCTGCGAGGTGAGCCGGTGGGTGGACCCGACCCCTGAAGGCAGCCCCCTTGTGCTGGTGCTGAAGGACCTCAACTTCCAGGGCAAGACCATCGACCTGG GGCCCCAGCGGAGCTGGCTCCTCCACCAGATGGAACTGGATACCACCTTCCTCCGGGAGCTCAACGTGCTGGACTACAGCCTCCTGATGGCCTTCCAGCGTCTCCATGAGGACGAGAAGGGCCTAGGCAGCAGCCTCATCTTCCGCACAGCCAG GTCTGTGCGAGGGGTGCAGAGCCCGGAGGAGCCGGGAGCCCAGAACCGACGACTGCTGCCCGACGCCCCCAACGCGCTCCACATTCTAGACGGACCGGAGCAACGCTATTTCCTGGGCCTCGTGGACCTCGCCACGGTCTACGGGCTCCGCAAGCGTCTGGAACACCTATGGAAGACGCTGCGCTACCCGGGCCGGACCTTCTCCACAGTTAGCCCGGCCCGCTACGCCCGTCGCCTCTGCCAGTGGGTGGAGGCGCACACGGAGTGA
- the DPM2 gene encoding dolichol phosphate-mannose biosynthesis regulatory protein isoform X1, giving the protein MSHNAVEKLRFPTGKGEAVPTDRLRLPACPATQGQKGPDPEPDVACCFEAPEMATGTDQVVGLGLVSISLIIFTYYTVWVILLPFIDSQHVIHKYFLPRAYAVAIPLAAGLLVLLFVGLFITYVMLRNQKVTKKVQ; this is encoded by the exons ATGTCCCACAATGCCGTGGAGAAACTACGTTTCCCGACAGGCAAAGGGGAGGCCGTGCCTACCGATAGGCTACGGCTCCCGGCGTGCCCCGCGACCCAAGGCCAGAAAGGCCCGGATCCGGAACCGGATGTGGCTTGCTGCTTTGAAGCCCCCGAAATG GCCACGGGGACGGACCAGGTGGTGGGACTCGGCCTCGTCTCCATTAGCTTGATCATCTTTACCTACTACACCGTCTGGGTGATTCTCTTG CCCTTCATTGACAGCCAGCATGTCATCCATAAGTATTTCCTGCCTCGAGCCTATGCTGTAGCCATTCCACTGGCCGCTGGCCTCCTGGTGCTCCTGTTTGTGG GATTATTCATCACCTACGTGATGCTGAGGAACCAGAAGGTGACCAAAAAGGTTCAGTGA
- the PIP5KL1 gene encoding phosphatidylinositol 4-phosphate 5-kinase-like protein 1 isoform X4 produces the protein MPSPLPGVHSLQIYFIIMQSVFYPTGRISERYDIKGCEVSRWVDPTPEGSPLVLVLKDLNFQGKTIDLGPQRSWLLHQMELDTTFLRELNVLDYSLLMAFQRLHEDEKGLGSSLIFRTARSVRGVQSPEEPGAQNRRLLPDAPNALHILDGPEQRYFLGLVDLATVYGLRKRLEHLWKTLRYPGRTFSTVSPARYARRLCQWVEAHTE, from the exons ATGCCCTCTCCCCTTCCAGGAGTGCACAGCCTGCAG ATATACTTCATCATCATGCAGAGCGTCTTCTATCCCACCGGACGCATCTCTGAGAG GTATGACATCAAGGGCTGCGAGGTGAGCCGGTGGGTGGACCCGACCCCTGAAGGCAGCCCCCTTGTGCTGGTGCTGAAGGACCTCAACTTCCAGGGCAAGACCATCGACCTGG GGCCCCAGCGGAGCTGGCTCCTCCACCAGATGGAACTGGATACCACCTTCCTCCGGGAGCTCAACGTGCTGGACTACAGCCTCCTGATGGCCTTCCAGCGTCTCCATGAGGACGAGAAGGGCCTAGGCAGCAGCCTCATCTTCCGCACAGCCAG GTCTGTGCGAGGGGTGCAGAGCCCGGAGGAGCCGGGAGCCCAGAACCGACGACTGCTGCCCGACGCCCCCAACGCGCTCCACATTCTAGACGGACCGGAGCAACGCTATTTCCTGGGCCTCGTGGACCTCGCCACGGTCTACGGGCTCCGCAAGCGTCTGGAACACCTATGGAAGACGCTGCGCTACCCGGGCCGGACCTTCTCCACAGTTAGCCCGGCCCGCTACGCCCGTCGCCTCTGCCAGTGGGTGGAGGCGCACACGGAGTGA
- the PIP5KL1 gene encoding phosphatidylinositol 4-phosphate 5-kinase-like protein 1 isoform X1, with amino-acid sequence MLQPRGRGPQEIAGAPRADWVQSWPAPRDWSVQRQGRSPGPAAGRRGEAARAREAAAGAMAAPSPGLREVLATSPEAGVRAATSSSVRRGLLWRLRDKQSRLGLFEIGPGHELHQLTCMMQAGLWSATQVSVDHPPMGAPTEEDFSEVLTQVHEGFELGTLAGPAFAWLRRSLGLADEDYQAALGSGGPFLQFLSTSKSKASFFLSHDQRFFLKTQRRREVRALLAHLPRYTQHLQRYPHSLLARLLGVHSLQVARGKKIYFIIMQSVFYPTGRISERYDIKGCEVSRWVDPTPEGSPLVLVLKDLNFQGKTIDLGPQRSWLLHQMELDTTFLRELNVLDYSLLMAFQRLHEDEKGLGSSLIFRTARSVRGVQSPEEPGAQNRRLLPDAPNALHILDGPEQRYFLGLVDLATVYGLRKRLEHLWKTLRYPGRTFSTVSPARYARRLCQWVEAHTE; translated from the exons ATGCTGCAGCCTCGGGGGCGGGGCCCGCAGGAGATCGCCGGTGCCCCCCGCGCGGATTGGGTGCAGTCGTGGCCGGCGCCGCGCGATTGGTCAGTCCAGAGGCAGGGGCGGAGCCCGGGTCCCGCAGCCGGGCGGCGGGGGGAAGCGGCCAGAGCCCGGGAAGCTGCTGCGGGGGCGATGGCCGCACCGAGCCCGGGGCTCCGGGAG GTTCTGGCTACCTCCCCAGaggctggagtcagagcagcCACCTCCAGCTCAGTTCGCCGTGGCCTCCTCTGGCGTCTCCGAGACAAGCAGTCACGCTTAGGCCTGTTTGAGATTGGCCCCGGGCATGAGCTGCACCAGCTGACGTGTATGATGCAGGCAGGGCTGTGGTCTGCCACCCAGGTCTCCGTGGACCACCCACCCATG GGGGCGCCCACTGAGGAGGATTTCTCCGAGGTCCTGACCCAGGTTCATGAG GGCTTCGAGCTGGGCACCCTGGCAGGCCCGGCCTTCGCCTGGCTGCGCCGCTCACTGGGCCTAGCCGACGAGGACTATCAGGCTGCGCTGGGCTCCGGCGGGCCCTTCTTGCAGTTCCTCAGCACATCCAAGAGCAAGGCCAGCTTCTTCCTGTC gcaCGACCAACGCTTCTTCCTGAAGACCCAGCGGCGCCGGGAGGTGCGGGCGCTGCTCGCCCACCTGCCCCGCTACACGCAGCACCTGCAGCGGTACCCGCACTCGCTGTTAGCGCGGTTGCTGG GAGTGCACAGCCTGCAGGTGGCCAGGGGAAAGAAG ATATACTTCATCATCATGCAGAGCGTCTTCTATCCCACCGGACGCATCTCTGAGAG GTATGACATCAAGGGCTGCGAGGTGAGCCGGTGGGTGGACCCGACCCCTGAAGGCAGCCCCCTTGTGCTGGTGCTGAAGGACCTCAACTTCCAGGGCAAGACCATCGACCTGG GGCCCCAGCGGAGCTGGCTCCTCCACCAGATGGAACTGGATACCACCTTCCTCCGGGAGCTCAACGTGCTGGACTACAGCCTCCTGATGGCCTTCCAGCGTCTCCATGAGGACGAGAAGGGCCTAGGCAGCAGCCTCATCTTCCGCACAGCCAG GTCTGTGCGAGGGGTGCAGAGCCCGGAGGAGCCGGGAGCCCAGAACCGACGACTGCTGCCCGACGCCCCCAACGCGCTCCACATTCTAGACGGACCGGAGCAACGCTATTTCCTGGGCCTCGTGGACCTCGCCACGGTCTACGGGCTCCGCAAGCGTCTGGAACACCTATGGAAGACGCTGCGCTACCCGGGCCGGACCTTCTCCACAGTTAGCCCGGCCCGCTACGCCCGTCGCCTCTGCCAGTGGGTGGAGGCGCACACGGAGTGA
- the PIP5KL1 gene encoding phosphatidylinositol 4-phosphate 5-kinase-like protein 1 isoform X2 encodes MLQPRGRGPQEIAGAPRADWVQSWPAPRDWSVQRQGRSPGPAAGRRGEAARAREAAAGAMAAPSPGLREVLATSPEAGVRAATSSSVRRGLLWRLRDKQSRLGLFEIGPGHELHQLTCMMQAGLWSATQVSVDHPPMGAPTEEDFSEVLTQVHEGFELGTLAGPAFAWLRRSLGLADEDYQAALGSGGPFLQFLSTSKSKASFFLSHDQRFFLKTQRRREVRALLAHLPRYTQHLQRYPHSLLARLLGVHSLQVARGKKIYFIIMQSVFYPTGRISERYDIKGCEVSRWVDPTPEGSPLVLVLKDLNFQGKTIDLGPQRSWLLHQMELDTTFLRELNVLDYSLLMAFQRLHEDEKGLGSSLIFRTARSVRGVQSPEEPGAQNRRLLPDAPNALHILDGPEQRYFLGLVDLATVYGLRKRLEHLWKTLRYPGRTFSTVSPARYARRLCQP; translated from the exons ATGCTGCAGCCTCGGGGGCGGGGCCCGCAGGAGATCGCCGGTGCCCCCCGCGCGGATTGGGTGCAGTCGTGGCCGGCGCCGCGCGATTGGTCAGTCCAGAGGCAGGGGCGGAGCCCGGGTCCCGCAGCCGGGCGGCGGGGGGAAGCGGCCAGAGCCCGGGAAGCTGCTGCGGGGGCGATGGCCGCACCGAGCCCGGGGCTCCGGGAG GTTCTGGCTACCTCCCCAGaggctggagtcagagcagcCACCTCCAGCTCAGTTCGCCGTGGCCTCCTCTGGCGTCTCCGAGACAAGCAGTCACGCTTAGGCCTGTTTGAGATTGGCCCCGGGCATGAGCTGCACCAGCTGACGTGTATGATGCAGGCAGGGCTGTGGTCTGCCACCCAGGTCTCCGTGGACCACCCACCCATG GGGGCGCCCACTGAGGAGGATTTCTCCGAGGTCCTGACCCAGGTTCATGAG GGCTTCGAGCTGGGCACCCTGGCAGGCCCGGCCTTCGCCTGGCTGCGCCGCTCACTGGGCCTAGCCGACGAGGACTATCAGGCTGCGCTGGGCTCCGGCGGGCCCTTCTTGCAGTTCCTCAGCACATCCAAGAGCAAGGCCAGCTTCTTCCTGTC gcaCGACCAACGCTTCTTCCTGAAGACCCAGCGGCGCCGGGAGGTGCGGGCGCTGCTCGCCCACCTGCCCCGCTACACGCAGCACCTGCAGCGGTACCCGCACTCGCTGTTAGCGCGGTTGCTGG GAGTGCACAGCCTGCAGGTGGCCAGGGGAAAGAAG ATATACTTCATCATCATGCAGAGCGTCTTCTATCCCACCGGACGCATCTCTGAGAG GTATGACATCAAGGGCTGCGAGGTGAGCCGGTGGGTGGACCCGACCCCTGAAGGCAGCCCCCTTGTGCTGGTGCTGAAGGACCTCAACTTCCAGGGCAAGACCATCGACCTGG GGCCCCAGCGGAGCTGGCTCCTCCACCAGATGGAACTGGATACCACCTTCCTCCGGGAGCTCAACGTGCTGGACTACAGCCTCCTGATGGCCTTCCAGCGTCTCCATGAGGACGAGAAGGGCCTAGGCAGCAGCCTCATCTTCCGCACAGCCAG GTCTGTGCGAGGGGTGCAGAGCCCGGAGGAGCCGGGAGCCCAGAACCGACGACTGCTGCCCGACGCCCCCAACGCGCTCCACATTCTAGACGGACCGGAGCAACGCTATTTCCTGGGCCTCGTGGACCTCGCCACGGTCTACGGGCTCCGCAAGCGTCTGGAACACCTATGGAAGACGCTGCGCTACCCGGGCCGGACCTTCTCCACAGTTAGCCCGGCCCGCTACGCCCGTCGCCTCTGCCA ACCATGA
- the DPM2 gene encoding dolichol phosphate-mannose biosynthesis regulatory protein isoform X2, with amino-acid sequence MSHNAVEKLRFPTGKGEAVPTDRLRLPACPATQGQKGPDPEPDVACCFEAPEMATGTDQVVGLGLVSISLIIFTYYTVWVILLLLCTGHLLSVTKSPEQHYEEGASGVPFYG; translated from the exons ATGTCCCACAATGCCGTGGAGAAACTACGTTTCCCGACAGGCAAAGGGGAGGCCGTGCCTACCGATAGGCTACGGCTCCCGGCGTGCCCCGCGACCCAAGGCCAGAAAGGCCCGGATCCGGAACCGGATGTGGCTTGCTGCTTTGAAGCCCCCGAAATG GCCACGGGGACGGACCAGGTGGTGGGACTCGGCCTCGTCTCCATTAGCTTGATCATCTTTACCTACTACACCGTCTGGGTGATTCTCTTG CTGCTGTGTACCGGGCACCTGCTTTCTGTTACGAAATCTCCAGAACAGCACTATGAGGAAGGTGCTAGTGGtgtcccattttatggatga